One Paramisgurnus dabryanus chromosome 9, PD_genome_1.1, whole genome shotgun sequence genomic window, GGggagaaaaaagtaaaaaaaaaaaaaaaaagaaaaaaaagaaaaaacaaagaaaaaagtaaaaaaaagtgcCAATTCGTTTTCTTTAACAACTTCGAACAACATGAACAATTTGAACAATAGCTCCTTTCACTTTTCTCTGATTGAGAGTTATACAAACACGAATAGAGCAGGTTTAGAAATCCCTTTTGTCAGGTTAAATTACGGTTCTTTTCCTGGTAGATTTGACTAATATAGACTTAGTTACCATAAGAGTCCAAAGATGTGTTTAAATAATATGAGTCTTTGCTTGCGTGCTGTAGCGTAAATGATAACAAATGCGGTACCTCAGCCTATCATATAGGCTACAGTTCAGCTATCAGGTTTGAAATTTCTTCGACAAATTTCTCAGCTTCTCGAGGGTGTTCGAAGGTGTACCTGATTCCTTCCACGATGATTGCCAATTTGGCTGGGTAGAACAAACTGTAGTTTATCCCGGCGTTTCGAAGCTTTGCTTTCACTGGATTGAATGCGGCGCGCAGTTTGCCAACCTCTGGACACACATCTGGAAAGATGTGTATCGGGGATCCCTTGAGTAAAGACGGCCTTTATTTCTCGACAGCTTCAGAATTTTTTCCTTGTCAGAATAGTAGTGAAAACGGGCGATTATTGCTCGGGGTCTCTCTCCCGGTTTCGGCGCGAGCGTCCTGTGCGCACGGTCCACCGTCATACTGGAATCCCCCAAGTCATCGGCTCCGAATAGCTCCATCAGCAAGTCTTTAGTGAAACGAATTGGATTTCCCGCCTCCACTCCTTCTGGAACCCCAACGAATCTTAAATTCTGTCGCCGACTTCGATTCTCCAAATCCATGCATTTTTCACGCACTCTCTTATGTTCTTTGGTCATGACTTCATGGGACTGTTCTAGTGCGGTCACCCTGTCCATCGTTTCACTCAGTGCTTTCCCTATCTCCGTGCACTCACTCACCGATTCGGCCTGCGCTTTGTGTAAGGCAGCCAGCTCTGGAAAGATTTCCTCTCGCAACGCGCGCATGTCTGCTTTCATCTCTTCTCGATTCTTTTGCATTTCCAGATGTAGGTTTTCAATTTGTGATTTAATGTCCTTAATAACAGCTTCTCGGTGTGTGTGCAGTTCTGCTCTAAGTGCACTTAGTGAAATAGGAGAATCATCGTGTTGCACATGTTCGTCCATTTTTCTTTCGCCACTTTCCACCTTCGTATTACGCTGATTCGTCGATGTAACTTTTTTGCACGAACTCGGtttcatgtcaaaatatacGTAGCAAAGACTCCTTAACAAGACTGATAAAGGTTTGCACGACTGATTAGTCTATTGAGCAATTATTACTTATTTATTCGAGGAGCTCCCTTTCTCTGCTGCTCACTCCATGCGGGCGGAAGCGGAAGTCTTTTTTAAGgtatttttaaagatatttttatcCAAAAATAAAAGAAGTCAGTCACTGTTGTAGAAATGATGTCAGTAATAAGACGGCTTTACCTGTTTGAGTTTGAGTTTAACCTCCTCGAGTCCCCCAATCTGCTCCCAGGTGATGGGTTTAAAGTCGATCGCTCCTATGCTGCTCCTGAGACACGAGGGCTGCACCTGACGCAACGCTGCAATGAAGTGTCGCATCTCCACGCGCTCACTGACTCCTGCCTGAACAACACCAGCAAGATAAATGATGTCTTCGTCAGATCAGTAAAGAAGAGGTTATTGTTTTTAAGCAGAACTGAAGAAAAGACAACGTGATCGTACCCGCGACTGTCGCATGGCCTGCAGCGCCGCTTCTCTGCCGAGCGCACTGAGATCCGCTCCCACGTATCCGCACGTCATTTCAGCGATGGAGTTCAGATCCACGTCAGCGGAGAGCGGCATCTGTCGACACGTGCACTCCAGAATACTGCGCCTGTGCATCAGGAGCGGCACCCCGATGATCACCTAAACGACAAAACAAAGTCTGTCAAATCTGACCGTGTGATTAAGGTATCGTAGAGTCGTAAcgtatctgtgtgtgtttatgtccAACAGTACCTCTCTGTCGAACCGTCCAGGTCTCCTGAGCGCCGGATCCAGAGCGTCCGGCTGGTTCGTGACTCCAATGATGACAAAACCATCATCGCTGCCGATTCCGTCCATTAACGTGAGGAGCTGAGCCACCAACCGGTTCTCCGGCGCGCCGCTGCTGTCAGTTCGCTTCGGACACAGCGAGTCGATCTCATCTATGAGCAGAACGCAGGGAGCCTCCTCTGCCTCCTCACGGGCCCGATCGAACATCCGCCGCAGGTTCTCTTCGCTTTCGCCAGGTCGAGAACCCACGACTTCGGGTCCATTGACGGTCACTAAACTGGCCCCGACGTCTTTCGCCACGCTGCGGACCAGCAAGGTCTTGCCGACGCCGGGCGGTCCGATCAGTAGCAGCCCCCGCGGGCAGGACAGCCCGAGCTGATGCAAAGTGGCCGGGTATCGCAGAGGAAAGACGATCATCTCCTTCAACGACTCGTAAACTTCACCGAGGCCGCCCAGAGACTGATCTGGGACCTGCCTCTGAGTCAGCAGGTGTTTGGCACTCTGTACCGCGCTCACGTCCAGACGAGTTCTGTCTGTAACAAGACCGGCAGGGTGTGAGCCCGAGTTAACCTTCTCAACCAGGACAAACTTGATGTCAGTTTTTGCACCAGACAGGTCTACTAAATGACCCTCGTGAAGGTAGAGGCCGATCAGCAGTTCGTGTAAAAGCTCGCAAACGTTCCTCTTGTATTTCAGACTTCTGACAAAGACTTTCAAGCCGACGCAAGTGAGTTTGGTGCAGCTGAGGGGTTTGATGTGCGCCGGGTCCACCGTCAGTCCGTTAAGTGTTTGTGTACTAAGGTCTGGAGTTGCGCACTGTTTGCTGATCTGTAGGTAACCCTCGGCGAGGTCTCGGCGTGGCCATGCGGTGCAGAGGCAAGACCCCTGCCGAACCCCGATGAGGACAGGAGAGCCCACCCGCATTCCTAACCTGGACATGAGATCCGGGCCCATGCGACACCGCTGCGTGTCCCAGTCCATGACATCCGGTGGCAGAACTCTCAGCCCCTGCATGCAGCTCATCTAAGAAACGGTGAAAGATacacatgagtttgtaaataaGATGTATATTTTACAAAGAGGGCTTTTAATCTATATGTTGAAGAGGATTTGAGAATCAAACACAAGATAATAAAAAGTTATGCTCATCATATGGCTGGACGATATATTGAGTTTTGATAATAAATCTGTATTTTATCCCAGTGGGATCAGACAATAGCGTCTCTATCGGTGAGTCTCGTTCTTTGCAAcagtggccgtttctcaatccaaaggctgcagcctccgtaGGTCGCATTTGTTGGCTGAATACGTCATCAAgtctgtcttatttcagaatattaacaattataaagttgactattattcttagttgatcgtaaattgttgtaatatgtttatgacatgcgaatgtaatgctcagttaacttaaataagccaggcttgatgacgtatgcagcctgcataagCGACCTCAGGAGtctgcagccttcagattgagaaacgaGTTATGTACACTGGTCCGATGCTGTTCAAATAGagaactttacatttattttcatcATACGCTGTTTTAATAAAGGCGATTGTGACCTCTCACACCAGGCTTTGACTTGCATACAAACAGTTATTCCACTTTGTAGAAAATACAAAGTTATGTACTGTCTGTATTATCAACAACCATGGCAAAATTACAGAGATACACATTTCTGTCGATACCCTAGCTGTGTGATAGAGAGACAGGCAGAGACAAATGTTTTTCATTATTCTACTAATGTGGCAGCAGAAACATCTTTATTAATAGATTTCCTTACATATTAAGAGAGGCTGTGGATTTACTCGTTTCATGTGGTGTTTGTAGTATTTTCAGCTTAGTAGATGTAAGCAAAACAAAATCTGCTAACACATTTCCAGAATATAAATACTATGACTCGCAGATACAATTCTGATACAATGTGTGTATGCTTTTACATGTAATGTCTCGGAAATCTAACATCTTTTACAATTGCCAACAtaaaactctctctctttccctccAGAGCAAATAAATCCTCACTGAAGATCCAGAAAAGTCCGCatgtatataatgtattacTGTCGTCGTCTTACCTTCCCTCGagttttaatgtgaaacttgTGATATAAAAATACATCTGCTGTACAGAACACATGTCATTGTGcagttcttcttcttcttctttttggGTTTAAACGGCAGCTGGTTTCCAATGTTGCATTACTGCCACCTTCTGTTCTAACTTTGCCTTACACTATATTCTCTTATCCAGTCCAGTTTCTTTTAAGAAATTAAATCAATATCTGTCTTGTGCATTCTCTGCACCTTCTAAAATGATTTTAACATTTCCCTTTATTTGTCCAATACTATTATATAATTTCATGTCTGTCCTGAATAAATTTCCTGTGAGAAGATCAACCATCTCATAATGTTGACATTGGGTGTTTCTTGATATAAGTACAATTTAGGTTTCTATTCCTTCCTAATTTAGCTCTCGTAACACCTACTCTGGTTTCTATTGGTATTAAGTAAAAGTGGCTTCATTTTGTTTCATTGTGCCACTCCTTCTGCCATTTATGCATTATTTCGCTCCACATTATGCTCTTTTCCTCTGATTTGGATAActcaatattattttaacattttcctTTTTAGCTGCCTTTTTTGCTGGTTTGTCTGCTCTTTCGTTGCCCATGATACCTGAATGAGCCagaaccatagactgtaaaaaaagtataATGATAAAGCAAAAATTTAAAAGTCTGCTTTTAGAATCAAATACTTAAGTTTGTAAACAATTAGCTGTCTTTATAATATCACAATATATCCCTTTCTCTATATACTTTCTCCTTGTCCCAACTCAACTGCAAAaccttgttgttgtttttttttgggtgataatatatttatttccTCTTAAATTGATCCAATAACTGACTGCTAGCTGGTTGTGGCGTAACCCTAGTAAAATTATCCCACCTTCCACATGTGTAGTTCATCATGACTGCCGTGTATGTAGACacctttttaaaaattattataaagtTGCTTAAAGAATACAAAAGTAAAGAATACAATTCAACAAACAGAAAGAGaaaggaaaaaaacaacaatacatAAATTTGAAAAGAAATACtaataatacaaaattatataaaaacattaaagttgtaatgttttttgtgtatTAAATACTTTgcaagcaaaaaaattaaattacagAGAAAGTAAACATCTACATATTGCTTCTCATTAATAAATCCAAATTAAACATCTTTAAATCAAAGTTTGATATCATAATTTATGAAATTTGCAATGAACTAGCAAATGTCTGACAACTTTTTGTTTGTAAAAGTACTTTAGCCAAACTAAATGCTGGAGAGTTTCTGGTTGTGATTTACAGAAAGTGCATTTTACTTCTGTTCGATACAGCGACACCTACCGCAGTGGAGTAAAGGACTGACGTCACTGCCCCGCCGGGTCACGCCCCCTGACATGTCCTAATCAGCTTCATGTTTTTAGTGAAGGAAACTTGCCAAAAAACAACAGCGGTTGGACTCGACAGTGAATCCACTATGTGAACCCTTTAGTcttctgaaaataaaacatctgAAATGCGAAAGACCTTATATTCAATTCAAAGAAACAACTGCAATCGGAAACCGAATCTTGTCGTGTCAGACTAAAGGTAACTCAGGTAAATTTGAGTTTAAAAAAGATAATCACTGAGTTTCACAGAATATAAAATGATGAATATTTACTTTAAGatttgttaataatatttttgattTTACCCCAGCATTTTACACATTCAGCGAACAGCTGTTTAATTACACCACAgggctgttaaatgctttattctgattggttgagaaatgttccaaaTGTGTTGATTACTTTCTGTAaatgcacacctgacctgtcagatgtcttaaaataaccaccagagcactGTTTGTGCTAaaatttaagacatttgacacttcaggtgtgcatttatagaaaataatcaacacctgtggaacaaccaatcagagtaaagcattcaacagacccatggTATAAACTTTTAACAAACAATACTGTACATCAGGGTTCCCcgaatcttaccctggagggccggagcactgcagagtttagctccaaccctgatcaaacttacccacctgtgattgtctagtgatcatgaagaccttgattagtttgctcaggtgtgtttgatcagggttggagctaaactatgcagtgctccggccctccagggtaagatttgaatagccctgaaTCTGATGTACATAAATACTAAAAAAATGACCCAACAAAACTATGATGTCAGGTCTTAGAGTCGATTTCTGGAGTTCACAGAGATAACATTTATTCAGATGTGCTTTACTAAATAACTGTTCATGCTCCTGTCAGTAATAAAGGTAAGCTGAGACAACACAGATGAGTTGAAATGTTTCTGCcgtcttatttaaaaaatatcttgcactgagatatcttaacatatatcagatcagtgttattgttttgtctcaagatgcacaccagtattgtttttttgtaaggtttgtttgtaaaaactacttaagtgTCCTAATTAaataagacctagtcctggaaTAACTTGAACCTtatccgggaaaccgcccctaaatttATTAAAGATGAATTTGCTTGGATTGCACTTGCAGTATATCATCATCTTTTAAATGAAATGTGTTCACAATGTGTTGATCAAGTGTGTAAAGACTGAATCATAGGGACTCAAACCAGTTTTTACGTTGGTTTCTGAGATTATTGGCCTTTTAAAGTATCAGTGAAATAGTTGGAGTGACAATCCTTCATTGATAACAGTGCACAGAGTTAAAGTCTATAGTCGTTCTGTATATCACCCTCCTTTTGTTTTGGGTAGATGGCACATTCAAACTCATTTCAAAGCAGGTAGCCACATGGAATAAGATATAACAGATACATTAATACAATAATTCAGAGCAAGAAATAAATGagttatttaatttacttatttaataATCCTTGTAACATGTGATACGTTTCATTTATTTGAGAGAATCTGGAGTGAAATCACTTTAATCTGACATATGTGACGGGTGTAATAGATGTAATAGTGACATATTTATGAGATTAACTCATAACCAGTAACTGGACACAATGTTTGCCTTAGAAGTTTATTACTGTTTGCTTTCACTGATTTTTAAATGATCTTTGATTGTTACCAGATTAGAAATGTATAGTGATTGTAAAGTAGGAGCAGCATCACACCCAGAATGAAtttgtgtaaatgtttattttcatcTACGCAAGAGAAAAGATAATGTcagtatgttaaaataaacttCATTCAGCAAGTGAAGTTGTGTATAGTGAAGAGCTATATTAGATGGAGTTGTGTGTCTTGGCACTTTTCCTGGTCATCTCGTCGTCACTGCTGGGTTTTCTCGCGTGAACGCTCTTGAGAGCTGCAGGTGTTTGAGCTCCGCGGCTGACCGAACATGTGTGTCTGAATCTgactctgtgtgtttgtgtgtttgttcctCAGGAGTCATGTCCTGTCTTTTACGCTGTGTGACGTGCTGGTCCATGACCCTGCGGAGAACATCAGGGACCAGATTCTTCCAGACTTTCTCTGTTCTGTGTGATCAACAGACACACAAAGGTGAGTTCGACGTGAACGTCAGGTTAGCCTGCGGAAAGATCAAAGTGTTTCTCATGTGGAGTCACACGTATGTGTTGTGTTCATGTGTTGAAGTGAAGTGAGAGAGGTCAGGCAGAGGTCAAATCAGCTTTCACTTTCAATGTCGTCTCAAAGTGTCCTCACGACTTCCAGTGCTGCCATTTgcttgtgtgtgtctgtgtgtgtatttgtgcgTTGCTTCAACAGTGTGTGTTAGATTGCAAGGGCAGCCGTGACTCGTTGGCTCTCCGCCAATAACAGTCTAAAATCATCTGATGCCTGTCTGTGATTGGATGTCGCCTTGCCAATTATGGAGAGAAATGTGTTAGCTGATCCGTCTGTGACGCTGAACTGCTCTGAACAGCAaccactgtgtgtgtgtgttaataaCTTAAGTATTTGGAAGTTTAGGtgatgtataatatatataaaaggtGATGTTTTGTCTGTTCTTTAGTGTGAAATGTTGTAAAACTAAGGacttgtaaatatgtttttttttttttattctgcaaactAATTTCCCCTGGGATTTGGATTCTGTATTTTGTTGTTGGTGATGTGGATCCCccaaaaaagaagaaaatgtttgtgtgtgtttgtgtgtttgataGGTGTGCGATATAAGGACGTCCTGGTTGGGGTTCCGAAAGAGATCTTTCAGAATGAGCGTCGTGTGGCGGTGTCGCCTGCGGGTGTCAATGCGCTGGTCAAGCAGGGCTTCAGGGTGCAGGTGGAGTCCGGTGCCGGACGGGAAGCAAAGTTTTCTGATGATCAGTACCGGGATTCTGGAGCTCAGATCACAGACACAAAGGGAGCGTTTGGATCAGACCTGGTCCTGAAGGTGAGAGCGTCTGTCTGATTGGTTTAATCCATAGTTATATACACttgagccgtttctcaatgtcaaggatacttccttggcaggactagtccttaaaagtcacttccttcagaggctaggcaaggctccttttaagcatttggagaacacgttaaatggaacaggctagcaagtgcacgtcattacgtcattgcgtgattgaaaggtgtgctttcggtgctgcgcgcataggattTTGGGTGATTTTAGCGCGTGAAGAGTGCAAAGGATACAAatttgcatcctttcctgtttatgggatatttctcaaacgaaggactcagtccttggctgaaattttgaggatcctcgacattggaacagtccttcgacggacgtcgatgacgtagcatcctcgaaattctagcttccgaggatcctttcttgacattgagaaacggcttctATGTCGCCTTGGAgttctaagcatgcgtcaaaaccgccgccatcttgaaacaggggtcttgtcataggaagtagctaggtaaCGCTGCTATCTCCacctgtacttcgaattcatggacttttgtgctgcgtatggatgttagggctactagcactatacattatagttagaaaaagtaTATTTCCTCTTCTTTACCTTGCGTTTTactctgtttaaaaaaatcaataaaaaacaaagttaaaaaaaagaaaaagaaaaagtatattatcaaaactttatttttttcctggactcaatgctaaatacatgtctgactgttgaaatgAACCAAAAGAAAATCATATTCATGAcaatttatggtgattttatttcagTTACCCATTGCCTACAGTGACGCTGATGCGgggttcccctgtttcaagatgacGGCTCTAGAtgacgcattcggtccaatgaactgccatagccaaggcgacatctagtctATATATCTATGGGTTTAATCCAGCTTCACGGATACTTAAACTATAAGTTTATCAGTCGTACCGAATATCAGCAGTGTGATTGTGATGACAACGTGCAGTCCAGTGCTGAAACttacaataaaaacattaagcTCAGCTGCGTTTGTGTTAAACATGCTTCATACATCACGTCACTCGTCGAGTCATTTTGCGAATGTGGTGTGTAGTGTCTTTCTGATTTTCTTGTCTGTCTGACACCTGACGTGTGGATGACCGATATGTGGTGTGTTGCAGGTTCGAGCGCCGGTCTTTAACGAGGAGTTACGAGTTCATGAATCTGAATTGCTGAAGCCGAGATCTACGCTGGTGAGTTTCATCTACCCGGCACAGAACCCAGAGCTCATGGACAGACTGGCCAATCAGCAGTGTACTGTACTCGCTATGGACCAGGTGCCCCGGGTCACCATCGCTCAGGGCTACGACGCCCTCAGCTCCATGGCCAACATTGCAGGGTGAGATCTCTGTCTGGATATCTTTGTTATAATGAAAGCTCATTGATAAAACTCTCCTTGTTGTCCTGGTGCAGGTATAAGGCTGTGGTTCTCGCAGCCAATCACTTTGGACGTTTTTTTACTGGTCAGATCACAGCAGCTGGGAAAGTTCCTCCGGCTAAGgtacacacccacacacacaaattAACAAACGAGTTCACCTTTGATTTTCTGTGTGCTGTAACATTGATGTTTTTATGGCAAACATCTGCCCGTCATCTGCAGGTTTAGAACAGTGAGAGGTCGACTGTTTCTCAGAAAGTCCTGTAGTGTTATATGAATTTAGaccaggggtgcccaaccctgctcctagagggctaccgtcctgcagacttcagatCCAACCCAGCTcaaacacacctgtctgtaattatccaGCAACcatgaacaccttgattagctgcttcagctgtgtttgattggggttggatctaaaatctgcaggacggtagccctccaggaacagggttgggcacccctgatTTAGACCAAGGGGcaaaagtgacttaaactgcaattcattgactggccactagagactAGCTCCAAAaggggagtcaattcccatagacctccatgttaaaactTGACAGCAGAAATAAGTTTAAGCCTTTTAtgaagtgtttttggtctatatagctaattttgcccttcatgagaACTGTAAGGAGGTGAACTCatggatgacgtcaaagtaccgcaagaATGATTCTGGAAATCATACGAAGTGTAATTTCATCTCGCTCTCACgttactttgacgtcatccaccTGTCAGTTCTAGCggtgccgcatgaagtcaaacaagcctattgTGATGCGTTTGCCAAGATGGCGACAACTGACTCCGCCCACTTTTGTCTACAGAAACGCTCTTTAGAAACCTACGGTAGATGTCATGGCCATTACGTCcatgttttatacagtctatgttgtgtgtgtgtttgtttttaggTGCTGATTATTGGCGGAGGTGTCGCTGGTTTGGCAGCAGCAGGTGCAGCTAAATCAATGGGAGCTATAGTCAGAGGATTTGACACCAGGTCAGAGATGAACAATGACTGACTGATGTTAAACACAGATACATAATCACTGACAGATAACCAATATGATCTGTTTATTAGACCAGCCGCATTGGAGCAGTTTAAGTCATTTGGGGCAGAACCACTGGAGGTGGACATCAAAGAGTTGGGTGAAGGGGTCGGAGGTTACGCCAAAGAAATGTCCAAAGAGTTTCTGGAGGCAGAGATGGCGCTTTTCTCTAAACAGTGTAAAGACGTGGACATCGTCATCACCACAGCTCTTATACCTGGTGATtattacacacaaacacaaatgttCAGTCAGTTTTATTTAGAATCAAAAACAGGATTGCAGACTCATTAATATGGCTGGGCATGGGATTTTGTTTATCAatgttattaattattaaaaaacagatTTACCAGATTTACTACATGGGGCAAATTAGCGTGAGTGCGCAATTCcaaacagctgatttccataatgatcAACACAATCTACCGATGAGTGCTGCACAAATAATCAGAGCTGATGAGGTGCTGGTGATCTACTAACACCTGATGAGCTTGAGATCAGCACCACAGACATCAAGGCTAATGAAGCCATAGGACACTGAAAAGAACCAGAGGACCGATAATGaaggtttacaagaagttttgaaacacctgcTATTGTGTGACGACTTCTAGTGACTCCTCTTTTATTTCTtcaggaaataaataatatgacttagcaaacaatgtttttgaataatatgttctTCTGGGATTCCAAATATTCTTTTATGTGTTAAAAAATCCTCTGCCTTGTATCCTACATTCTTTGAATCAAATTGAGAATGGAGAATTAAATGGAGAATTGAATCAAATCAAACTGAAAGCCTGTGAATCAGAATCTAATTGAATCTGAACATTGAATTTATACCCTTTTAACTAAAAGCCACTGAAGCACATCTTTG contains:
- the afg2b gene encoding ATPase family gene 2 protein homolog B isoform X1, with the translated sequence MSCMQGLRVLPPDVMDWDTQRCRMGPDLMSRLGMRVGSPVLIGVRQGSCLCTAWPRRDLAEGYLQISKQCATPDLSTQTLNGLTVDPAHIKPLSCTKLTCVGLKVFVRSLKYKRNVCELLHELLIGLYLHEGHLVDLSGAKTDIKFVLVEKVNSGSHPAGLVTDRTRLDVSAVQSAKHLLTQRQVPDQSLGGLGEVYESLKEMIVFPLRYPATLHQLGLSCPRGLLLIGPPGVGKTLLVRSVAKDVGASLVTVNGPEVVGSRPGESEENLRRMFDRAREEAEEAPCVLLIDEIDSLCPKRTDSSGAPENRLVAQLLTLMDGIGSDDGFVIIGVTNQPDALDPALRRPGRFDREVIIGVPLLMHRRSILECTCRQMPLSADVDLNSIAEMTCGYVGADLSALGREAALQAMRQSRAGVSERVEMRHFIAALRQVQPSCLRSSIGAIDFKPITWEQIGGLEEVKLKLKQSIEWPMRFPEAFVRMGISRPRGVLLYGPPGCAKTTLVKAAASSSHCTFLSVSGAEIFSPYVGDSEKTLTQLFVQARACAPSIVFLDEIDSMVGSRAGDGSSHSVQSQVLSVLLNELDGVGFRSVERRRSGSRKMLQLEGGNQEMSRRHQMELQEVCNKDVLIVAATNRPDVLDSALLRPGRLDQIIYVPPPDLEARLAVLRVCTEPVPLDPDVCLKDLAELTERFSGADLENLCKEAALTALREDGFSVSSVKHQHFLKTLQSFTPSLSPKQLQQNIQLSLWSKLRCSAVAIASSVDRFERYAN
- the afg2b gene encoding ATPase family gene 2 protein homolog B isoform X2; amino-acid sequence: MSCMQGLRVLPPDVMDWDTQRCRMGPDLMSRLGMRVGSPVLIGVRQGSCLCTAWPRRDLAEGYLQISKQCATPDLSTQTLNGLTVDPAHIKPLSCTKLTCVGLKVFVRSLKYKRNVCELLHELLIGLYLHEGHLVDLSGAKTDIKFVLVEKVNSGSHPAGLVTDRTRLDVSAVQSAKHLLTQRQVPDQSLGGLGEVYESLKEMIVFPLRYPATLHQLGLSCPRGLLLIGPPGVGKTLLVRSVAKDVGASLVTVNGPEVVGSRPGESEENLRRMFDRAREEAEEAPCVLLIDEIDSLCPKRTDSSGAPENRLVAQLLTLMDGIGSDDGFVIIGVTNQPDALDPALRRPGRFDREVIIGVPLLMHRRSILECTCRQMPLSADVDLNSIAEMTCGYVGADLSALGREAALQAMRQSRAGVSERVEMRHFIAALRQVQPSCLRSSIGAIDFKPITWEQIGGLEEVKLKLKQSIEWPMRFPEAFVRMGISRPRGVLLYGPPGCAKTTLVKAAASSSHCTFLSVSGAEIFSPYVGDSEKTLTQLFVQARACAPSIVFLDEIDSMVGSRAGDGSSHSVQSQVLSVLLNELDGVGFRSVERRRSGSRKMLQLEGGNQEMSRRHQMELQEVCNKDVLIVAATNRPDVLDSALLRPGRLDQIIYVPPPDLEARLAVLRVCTEPVPLDPDVCLKDLAELTERFSGADLENLCKEAALTALREDGFSVSSVKHQHFLKTLQSFTPSLSPKQLQQNIQLSL